In Microbacterium sp. No. 7, the genomic window GCCGGCCCGAGGAGAGACATGATCGGCTATCTGCTGCGCCGCATCGGCATGAGCGTGCTCCTGCTGTTCGTGGTCACCCTGCTCACCTATGTGATGGTGTTCTCCGGGGGACGCAACATCGCGGCCCGCCTCGCGGGGCTCGAGGCGACCGACGAGATGATCGAGGCGAGGCTGGTCCAGCTCGGCCTGGACCAGCCCGTCCTGCAGTCCTACTTCCAATGGGCGATCGGGGCCCTGCAGGGCGACCTCGGCACGTCGTGGTTCACCTCCGAGCCCGTGACCTCGGCGATCCTCAGCCGCCTTCCCGTCACGCTGTCGCTCGTCATCGTCACCATCGTCCTCTCGGCGATCCTGGCGGTCGCGCTCGGCATGGCCGCCGCCGTGCGGCGCGGCTGGGCCGACCGCGTGGTGCAGGTGCTCGCGATCGTCGGCTATGCCGTCCCGGGGTTCATCATCGCGATGCTCCTCGTGACGCTGTTCGCGATCAACTGGCGCATCTTCCCCGCCACGGGCTACGTGCCGATCGAGCAGGGCCTCGGGGGATGGGCGTGGTCGCTCGTCCTCCCCGTCACGGCCCTCGTCGTCGGCACCGTGGCCGCGACCGCGCAGCAGGTGCGCGGCGCGCTCATCGACGTGCTCCGCCGCGACTACGTGCGCACCCTGCGCAGCCGCGGCATCGGCGAGCGGGAGATCCTCTGGAAGCACGTCCTCCGATCGGCGGCCCCGCCCGGACTCACGATCCTCTCCCTGCAGATCATCGGCCTGCTCAGCGGCTCGGTGATCGTGGAGCAGATCTTCAACATCTCCGGCATGGGCTACCTCGCCGTGCAGTCGACGGCCCGTGGCGACATCCCGATCATCCAGGGCGTCGTCACGGTCACGATCCTGATCGTCGTCATCGTCAACTTCGCCATCGACCTCGCCGTCGCGTGGCTCAACCCGAAGGCGCGACTGTCATGACCCAGCCCGCACTCAACACGACGTCCGTGAAGTCGCTCGTGGCCGGCCGCCGGCCGCAGCGCAACACCTTCCTGCGGGTGATCCGGGAGCCGCTCGGCGCGATCTCCGTCTTCATCCTGGCGCTCACGCTCATCGTCGGACTGCTCGCGCCGTGGATCATGCCCCACGACGTGAGCACCATCGACCTCGGCAACATCTTCAAGCCGCCCGGGCCCGAGTTCTGGTTCGGCACCGACAGCGCGGGGCGCGACATCTTCTCGCAGCTCGTCAGCAGCACGCTGCTCACCCTCGCCGCGGCCATGGTCGCGGTCGGCGTGGGCCTCGTGATCGGCGTGCCCGCCGGTCTCGTCGCCGGCTTCTACGGCCGCTGGTTCGACTCGATCTCGTCGTGGTTCACCGAGATGCTCATGGCCCTGCCCGGCATCATCATCCTGCTCGCGGCGCGCGCCGCCTTCGGGCCGAACCTGTGGCTCGCGATGGTCGTGTTCGGCGTCCTGCTCAGCCCCGGCTTCTTCCGTCTCGTGCGCACCGCCGTGATCACCGTGCGCGGAGAGCTGTACGTGGATGCCGCCCGCGTGTCGGGCCTCTCCGACGGGCGCATCATCGCGCGGCACGTGCTCACGGTCGTGCGCGCGCCGATCATCATCCAGGCGTCGCTCGTCGCCGGCATCGCCATCAACGTGCAGGCGGGCCTGGAGTTCCTCGGCGTCGGCGACCCCTCCAACCCGACGTGGGGCGTCATGCTCAACGAGGCGTTCCGCAACATCTACGTCAACCCGATCGGCCTGCTGTGGCCGGCGGCCGCGATCTCGATCGTGACGGCGGCGTTCGCGCTGTTCGGCAACGCCCTGCGCGATGCGCTGGAAGAGGGCGAGAAGACCAAGAAGGCGAAGAGGAAGACGCAGCCGCGCAAGACCCCGGGGCGGCGGGCCGCGGCATCCACCGGCGCCGTCGAGACGAGCCCGCACCTGCTCTCGGTCTCAGATCTCTCCATCGAGTACCCGCGGCCCGACGGCACGGCGAGCCGCGTCGTCGACGGATTCTCCTTCCACGTCGACCGCGGCGAGGTGCTCGGCATCGTCGGCGAATCGGGTTCGGGCAAGTCGCAGACGGCGTTCGCGATCCTCGGGCTGCTGCCCTCCGAGG contains:
- a CDS encoding ABC transporter permease, with amino-acid sequence MIGYLLRRIGMSVLLLFVVTLLTYVMVFSGGRNIAARLAGLEATDEMIEARLVQLGLDQPVLQSYFQWAIGALQGDLGTSWFTSEPVTSAILSRLPVTLSLVIVTIVLSAILAVALGMAAAVRRGWADRVVQVLAIVGYAVPGFIIAMLLVTLFAINWRIFPATGYVPIEQGLGGWAWSLVLPVTALVVGTVAATAQQVRGALIDVLRRDYVRTLRSRGIGEREILWKHVLRSAAPPGLTILSLQIIGLLSGSVIVEQIFNISGMGYLAVQSTARGDIPIIQGVVTVTILIVVIVNFAIDLAVAWLNPKARLS
- a CDS encoding dipeptide/oligopeptide/nickel ABC transporter permease/ATP-binding protein — translated: MTQPALNTTSVKSLVAGRRPQRNTFLRVIREPLGAISVFILALTLIVGLLAPWIMPHDVSTIDLGNIFKPPGPEFWFGTDSAGRDIFSQLVSSTLLTLAAAMVAVGVGLVIGVPAGLVAGFYGRWFDSISSWFTEMLMALPGIIILLAARAAFGPNLWLAMVVFGVLLSPGFFRLVRTAVITVRGELYVDAARVSGLSDGRIIARHVLTVVRAPIIIQASLVAGIAINVQAGLEFLGVGDPSNPTWGVMLNEAFRNIYVNPIGLLWPAAAISIVTAAFALFGNALRDALEEGEKTKKAKRKTQPRKTPGRRAAASTGAVETSPHLLSVSDLSIEYPRPDGTASRVVDGFSFHVDRGEVLGIVGESGSGKSQTAFAILGLLPSEAVVAEGHIVFDGIELVSSANGAISASRMDPLRGVRIAYIPQEPMSNLDPAYTVGYQLTRPLVKRMGMSRADAKKRALELLATVGIADPERTFRSYPHEISGGMAQRVLIAGAVSCEPDLLIADEPTTALDVTVQAEVLDLLRDLQKRFDMGIVMVTHNFGVVADLCDRVVVLRHSKFIESGEVTQILRHPQDPYTRMLLDSTLEGKEPRTMLLTTDKEGAE